In Elusimicrobiota bacterium, the following are encoded in one genomic region:
- a CDS encoding GIY-YIG nuclease family protein, protein MRKPIKREDRFFVYIVQCAHGTYYTGYTNNLERRLEQHDSGKGGAKYLKGKGPISLVYAKKYRYYKSALNAEREIKTYTRKEKEELIRVYEKDK, encoded by the coding sequence TTGAGAAAACCGATTAAAAGAGAAGATAGGTTCTTTGTTTATATAGTTCAATGTGCTCATGGGACTTATTATACCGGATATACAAACAACCTTGAACGCAGACTTGAGCAACATGATAGCGGTAAGGGAGGGGCTAAGTATCTGAAGGGGAAGGGACCGATAAGTTTAGTATATGCAAAGAAATATAGATATTATAAGAGTGCGTTGAATGCGGAAAGGGAAATAAAAACTTATACTAGAAAAGAGAAAGAAGAATTGATAAGGGTATATGAAAAAGATAAATAA
- the rsgA gene encoding ribosome small subunit-dependent GTPase A: MDLKELGWNEFFENHFNEIKTKEIFPARVATAQREIYLIYSSFGEFKAGISGKYRFDTTSISQLPVVGDWVVARLSPEGDLAIIDGILPRISKLSRKIAGSITDEQVLVANIDTVFLVNGLDGDYNLRRIERYLALVKDDSNAKQVVLLNKTDVCSNVQEKISEVKSISFGVPVYTLSALNSKGIESLKKYIKKGKTIAFLGSSGAGKSTIINCLLGEERLKVGAVRESDSRGRHITTRRELIILPGGGIVVDNPGLREIQIWTDEGTLGNTFTDLEKFVANCRFRDCSHKDEPGCAVKSAIERGDLDSKRFNSYFKLKKEISYLESRKQKIKSRNEKIITERKISKLSKQITKHKKNYEF; this comes from the coding sequence ATGGACTTGAAAGAATTAGGATGGAATGAATTTTTCGAGAATCACTTTAATGAAATAAAAACTAAGGAAATATTTCCGGCAAGGGTAGCAACAGCTCAAAGAGAAATATATTTGATTTATAGTAGCTTTGGCGAATTTAAGGCGGGCATATCAGGAAAATATCGTTTTGACACTACATCAATAAGTCAATTGCCTGTTGTTGGTGATTGGGTAGTAGCAAGATTATCCCCGGAAGGCGACTTAGCGATAATTGATGGTATTCTTCCAAGGATTAGTAAATTATCCAGAAAAATAGCCGGTAGTATTACAGATGAGCAGGTATTGGTAGCTAACATAGATACTGTGTTTTTAGTAAACGGATTAGACGGCGATTATAACTTAAGACGTATCGAGCGTTACCTTGCACTTGTGAAAGATGATAGTAATGCTAAACAGGTTGTTTTGCTAAATAAAACAGACGTATGTTCTAATGTTCAGGAAAAAATATCAGAAGTAAAATCTATTTCTTTCGGAGTTCCGGTATATACTTTAAGTGCTTTGAATAGCAAAGGAATTGAAAGTTTAAAGAAATACATTAAAAAAGGAAAAACCATAGCATTCTTAGGTTCTTCAGGAGCAGGTAAATCAACAATAATTAATTGTCTGCTTGGTGAAGAAAGATTAAAAGTTGGTGCAGTGCGTGAAAGTGATAGTCGTGGAAGACATATAACAACTCGTAGGGAATTAATAATTCTTCCCGGAGGCGGGATTGTTGTTGATAATCCCGGTTTACGTGAAATTCAAATATGGACAGATGAAGGCACGTTAGGAAATACTTTCACTGACTTAGAAAAGTTCGTCGCTAACTGCAGATTTAGGGATTGCTCGCATAAAGATGAACCGGGATGTGCTGTTAAGAGTGCAATAGAAAGAGGCGACTTAGATTCCAAACGATTTAATAGTTATTTTAAATTAAAGAAAGAAATTAGTTACTTGGAGTCTCGCAAACAAAAGATAAAATCACGTAATGAAAAAATAATAACTGAAAGAAAAATAAGCAAATTGTCAAAACAAATAACAAAACACAAAAAAAATTACGAGTTTTAA
- the mutL gene encoding DNA mismatch repair endonuclease MutL, with the protein MNRIKILPLDIVNKIAAGEVIERPASVVKELVENSLDANAKYITIMIKKSGKELISVSDDGCGMTKEDAVLSIKRHSTSKISDITDLEKIYTLGFRGEALPSIASISNMEIVTRTNDSNVASSIKIENGNVVNLSEIGAPCGTTVEVKNIFMNVPARLKFLKSETTEKNKIISLITEYAISYYNVYFRLISDDKEVFTYSPADNLEVRLAQIFGNEFIRELLSIELKHEQISICGFVSKPEKTFLNRNRSFVFINRRPVNSRIIVSAVKNGYEEYLKKKENPAMFLFFEINPESIDVNVHPTKREIKFKDENAVYSLVYQAIRSRILTKESIPAVASKIDISKPVSDYARNISSKSAEYIAQEFSVRQTKDSAESKPLQVKYIGRIFELYILIEDNGNLLIIDQHAAQEKILYEKFKRQINKKTLEIQHLLIPVNIELSPKEFNILQGLKDNLENLGFEIEEFGKNTFVVKSVPAIIGDVSIDVIIAEVIRKKKSGEISDTSDEITENLIKTACKTAIKSGDKLSEMEVSKLLDELFKCSNPYTCPHGRPTIIQLTKDEIDKRFLRK; encoded by the coding sequence ATGAATAGAATAAAAATTTTGCCTTTAGATATTGTAAATAAGATTGCAGCAGGGGAAGTAATAGAGAGACCCGCCTCAGTTGTTAAAGAATTGGTTGAAAATTCATTAGATGCGAATGCAAAATATATTACGATAATGATAAAAAAAAGCGGTAAAGAGTTAATTTCAGTTTCAGATGATGGCTGTGGAATGACAAAAGAAGATGCAGTTTTATCAATCAAGAGACATTCTACCAGTAAAATATCTGATATAACAGATTTAGAGAAAATTTATACTTTAGGTTTTAGAGGCGAAGCATTACCTTCAATAGCGTCAATATCTAACATGGAAATTGTTACAAGAACAAATGATTCAAATGTAGCAAGTTCTATTAAAATCGAGAATGGCAACGTTGTTAATCTATCTGAAATCGGGGCACCTTGCGGGACAACGGTAGAAGTGAAAAATATTTTCATGAATGTGCCTGCAAGATTAAAATTTCTTAAATCTGAGACAACTGAAAAAAATAAAATAATATCATTAATCACAGAATATGCAATCTCATATTATAATGTTTATTTTCGACTTATTTCTGATGACAAAGAAGTTTTCACATATTCACCTGCGGACAATTTAGAAGTACGGTTAGCACAGATTTTTGGAAATGAGTTTATACGCGAACTTTTAAGTATTGAGCTCAAACACGAGCAGATTTCTATTTGCGGATTTGTAAGCAAACCTGAAAAAACATTTCTAAACAGGAATCGTTCTTTTGTATTTATTAACAGAAGACCGGTAAATTCAAGAATAATAGTTAGTGCAGTGAAAAATGGTTACGAGGAATATTTAAAGAAGAAAGAAAATCCTGCAATGTTCTTATTTTTTGAAATTAATCCGGAATCAATAGACGTAAATGTTCATCCTACAAAAAGAGAAATTAAGTTTAAAGATGAAAATGCAGTTTATTCATTAGTCTACCAGGCAATTCGCTCGCGAATTCTAACAAAAGAATCTATACCTGCTGTAGCAAGCAAGATTGACATATCTAAGCCGGTATCAGATTATGCCAGGAATATTTCTTCAAAATCTGCTGAATATATCGCACAGGAATTCTCTGTTAGGCAAACAAAAGATAGTGCTGAAAGTAAACCCCTGCAAGTTAAATATATAGGAAGAATATTTGAGTTATATATTCTAATTGAAGATAATGGAAATTTGTTGATAATAGACCAACATGCAGCACAAGAAAAAATTCTTTATGAAAAGTTTAAAAGACAAATAAATAAGAAAACATTGGAAATACAACATCTGTTAATTCCAGTAAATATTGAATTATCACCAAAAGAATTCAATATTTTGCAAGGATTAAAGGATAATTTGGAAAATTTGGGATTTGAAATAGAAGAATTTGGGAAAAATACTTTTGTTGTAAAGTCAGTTCCGGCAATTATAGGTGATGTATCAATTGATGTTATAATTGCAGAAGTCATAAGAAAAAAGAAGTCCGGAGAAATAAGCGATACTTCAGATGAAATAACCGAAAACCTGATAAAAACAGCCTGTAAAACTGCAATTAAATCAGGTGACAAACTGTCTGAAATGGAAGTAAGCAAACTTTTGGACGAATTATTTAAATGTTCAAACCCATACACCTGCCCTCATGGAAGACCTACCATTATTCAACTCACGAAAGATGAGATTGATAAAAGATTTCTAAGAAAATGA
- the mutS gene encoding DNA mismatch repair protein MutS: MSKLTPLMQQYQQLKDNHKDSILFFRLGDFYEMFYEDAKLASRVLRLTLTARQKVPMCGIPHHSSKFYIAKLIKEGYSVAICEQMEDPSKVKGLVKRDVVRVITSGTVLEENLLEAKTNNYLCAIYPFENIFTIAFVDISTGEFSYQIISDDPQYRKLNLQLARFTPSEILLPKSEKENTNLTKSIKTGKAILNFIDNINFSPLTVREKYPQSDKELFETDSSASVCSAIIAYIEKTQPNLLSNIKNIKKTSNNDFMILDDLAIKNLELVEGLASASRSGSLFEVMDKTVTSMGARFLRKSILEPLLDIKVISERQDAIEFFLNNGLLRMEIREILKNCQDIERLLSRITAQTANGRDLVALKKSLMTIPQIKERISNVLQSSKFLGDSEIIRNHFLNLKTLDDVVSLIEKSVVDEPPPTIKEGGLIKDNYNEGLDELKFISKNAKNWIAKYEVEEKQRTQIQSLKVRYNSVFGYYIEVTKTNLDKVPPDYVRKQTIATGERFITEALKQKESMILGAEEKISALEYEIFLQIRLQILENVEIIQVNAKAIAGIDMFSALAELASENKYVKPYVNSGNAINITDGRHPVIERFLGGQFVPNDLLLDTDKRIAIITGPNMSGKSTYLRQTALIIIMAQMGSYVPAKKAEIGIVDSVFTRIGASDRITSGESTFMVEMKEVANILSNATAKSYILLDEVGRGTSTFDGIAIAWATIEYIRPVGAKVLFATHYFELTELSNIHNEVINLNVSVKEWKGDVMFLHKIIDGSADKSYGIHVAKLAGLPQKVIKRADELLGFFEKNYKDKNNKQSELFENVDIKIPEKSPILKEISEINPDGLSPKDALQKIYDWKRRISDYNK, from the coding sequence ATGTCTAAATTAACTCCTTTAATGCAGCAGTACCAGCAGCTTAAAGACAATCATAAAGATTCAATTCTATTTTTCCGGCTCGGGGATTTTTATGAAATGTTTTACGAAGATGCAAAACTTGCTTCCAGGGTTTTACGGCTTACGCTTACCGCAAGGCAGAAAGTACCAATGTGCGGTATCCCTCATCATTCATCTAAATTTTATATTGCCAAGCTAATCAAAGAAGGGTATAGTGTAGCAATTTGTGAGCAGATGGAAGATCCTTCTAAAGTGAAAGGACTTGTTAAAAGGGATGTTGTCAGGGTAATTACTTCAGGGACAGTGTTAGAAGAAAATCTTCTTGAAGCAAAAACAAATAATTATCTATGTGCAATCTATCCTTTTGAAAATATTTTCACTATTGCTTTTGTGGATATTTCTACCGGGGAGTTTTCCTACCAAATAATCTCAGATGACCCCCAATATAGAAAATTAAATTTACAGCTGGCGAGATTTACACCTTCGGAAATATTACTTCCAAAATCGGAAAAGGAAAACACTAATTTAACTAAATCAATAAAAACAGGAAAAGCAATTTTAAATTTTATTGATAATATTAATTTTTCTCCGTTAACTGTCAGGGAAAAATATCCACAATCTGATAAGGAATTGTTTGAAACTGACTCTTCTGCATCAGTTTGTTCGGCAATTATAGCTTATATTGAAAAAACTCAACCTAACCTTTTAAGTAACATAAAAAACATAAAAAAGACTTCTAATAATGATTTTATGATATTAGACGATTTGGCAATTAAAAATCTTGAACTTGTAGAAGGTTTAGCTTCTGCATCCAGAAGCGGTTCGCTTTTTGAGGTAATGGATAAAACTGTTACTTCAATGGGCGCCCGGTTTCTAAGAAAATCAATTTTAGAACCACTATTAGATATAAAGGTTATTTCTGAAAGGCAGGACGCAATTGAGTTTTTTCTTAATAATGGTCTCTTACGAATGGAAATACGGGAAATACTTAAAAATTGTCAGGATATTGAACGGCTACTTTCAAGAATTACTGCACAAACTGCTAACGGCAGAGATTTGGTAGCACTTAAAAAAAGCTTGATGACTATCCCGCAAATTAAAGAAAGAATTTCTAATGTATTACAATCATCAAAATTTTTGGGTGACTCTGAAATAATACGGAATCATTTTTTGAATTTAAAAACACTTGATGATGTTGTATCATTAATTGAAAAGTCAGTAGTTGATGAACCTCCTCCAACAATTAAAGAGGGAGGGCTTATTAAGGACAATTATAATGAAGGATTAGATGAATTGAAATTTATATCCAAAAATGCAAAAAATTGGATTGCAAAGTATGAAGTAGAAGAAAAACAAAGAACACAGATACAATCGCTGAAAGTCAGATACAATTCAGTTTTTGGTTATTACATAGAAGTAACTAAGACAAATCTTGATAAAGTACCTCCGGATTATGTAAGAAAACAAACAATAGCTACCGGTGAAAGATTTATAACTGAAGCATTAAAACAAAAGGAATCAATGATTTTAGGTGCAGAAGAAAAGATATCTGCTTTGGAATATGAAATATTCCTGCAAATAAGACTGCAAATATTGGAAAATGTAGAAATAATACAAGTTAATGCAAAAGCAATTGCAGGTATTGATATGTTTTCGGCATTGGCTGAACTTGCATCAGAAAACAAATATGTAAAACCATATGTTAATTCAGGTAATGCTATTAATATAACCGACGGCAGACACCCGGTAATTGAAAGATTTTTAGGTGGGCAATTCGTACCGAATGACCTTTTGCTTGACACTGATAAAAGAATTGCTATAATTACAGGACCTAATATGTCGGGGAAGTCAACATATTTAAGACAGACAGCCCTCATAATAATAATGGCACAGATGGGAAGTTATGTGCCGGCAAAAAAAGCAGAAATTGGAATTGTTGATTCAGTATTTACAAGAATAGGTGCATCGGACCGCATAACATCGGGTGAATCAACATTTATGGTTGAAATGAAAGAGGTAGCAAATATTTTAAGTAATGCTACCGCCAAGAGTTATATTTTGCTTGATGAAGTAGGACGCGGGACATCAACATTTGATGGAATAGCTATTGCCTGGGCGACCATCGAATATATCAGACCTGTCGGTGCAAAAGTACTTTTTGCAACCCATTATTTTGAATTAACAGAATTATCTAATATCCATAATGAAGTTATAAACCTGAATGTTTCTGTAAAGGAATGGAAAGGCGACGTAATGTTTCTTCACAAGATTATTGACGGTTCCGCGGATAAATCTTACGGTATTCATGTTGCAAAACTTGCAGGACTTCCACAAAAAGTCATAAAACGTGCAGATGAACTGCTTGGTTTCTTTGAAAAAAACTATAAAGATAAAAACAATAAACAATCGGAATTGTTTGAGAATGTTGATATTAAAATACCGGAAAAATCACCAATATTAAAAGAAATCAGTGAAATCAATCCTGACGGGTTATCTCCAAAAGACGCATTACAGAAAATTTACGATTGGAAGAGGAGGATAAGTGACTACAATAAATGA
- a CDS encoding uroporphyrinogen decarboxylase family protein, translated as MINRDLIKTALSHRETDMVPFNFMFTPPIRIALEKHYGVPVEEKLNLPIRMNGLKSIKPLYAFPEDYGETIKDEYGVVWTTSKIDRGTPIIPCCPEPNLSSYEFPNPASEYRFENMGDWCLKNKNNYTVVPIGDLWERATFMRGMENILMDIVLNQEFVEELLRGITDYILQTMKILFNRFQFDGIFISDDYGTQKALVMSPDYWRRFIKPLLKEIYTFAKSNGRIVFHHSCGNIYPIIGDMIDIGLDILHPIQPEAMDIFKLKKEFGKCLTFCGGLKTQQLLPYGTPEDIRNEVKILKREMGRGGGYILEPGITLQSDVPLENLITLIDATIGK; from the coding sequence ATGATAAATAGAGATTTGATAAAAACAGCGTTATCTCACCGGGAAACAGATATGGTTCCTTTTAATTTCATGTTCACGCCTCCTATTCGTATAGCATTAGAGAAACATTATGGAGTCCCTGTTGAAGAAAAACTTAATTTACCAATTCGAATGAATGGACTAAAATCAATAAAACCACTATATGCTTTCCCGGAAGACTACGGTGAAACAATCAAAGATGAATATGGGGTTGTATGGACTACAAGCAAAATTGACCGTGGTACCCCGATTATTCCCTGTTGCCCGGAACCAAATCTGTCAAGTTATGAATTTCCCAATCCTGCAAGTGAATATCGTTTTGAAAATATGGGGGATTGGTGCCTGAAAAACAAAAACAACTACACAGTTGTACCTATTGGAGATCTCTGGGAACGTGCAACATTTATGCGCGGCATGGAAAATATTCTTATGGATATTGTTCTCAATCAGGAATTTGTTGAGGAACTCCTACGGGGTATAACAGATTATATTTTACAAACAATGAAGATTTTGTTTAACAGGTTTCAATTCGATGGAATTTTTATAAGTGATGACTATGGGACACAAAAAGCACTCGTGATGTCACCTGACTACTGGAGAAGATTCATAAAACCTCTTCTTAAAGAAATATATACATTTGCAAAAAGCAATGGCAGGATAGTATTTCACCATAGTTGTGGCAATATCTATCCTATCATAGGAGATATGATAGATATTGGACTTGATATTCTTCATCCAATTCAACCGGAAGCAATGGATATTTTTAAGCTTAAGAAGGAATTTGGAAAATGTTTGACTTTTTGCGGTGGTTTAAAAACACAACAACTTCTGCCTTATGGAACACCTGAAGACATTAGAAATGAAGTTAAAATACTTAAAAGGGAAATGGGCAGAGGTGGTGGATATATACTTGAACCTGGTATTACGCTCCAATCAGATGTGCCTTTAGAAAATTTAATTACTCTTATTGATGCTACAATAGGGAAATAA
- a CDS encoding nitroreductase, translated as MNSVIETIKKRRSVRHYDSKPIPKDILEIIIDAGNLAPTGGNAQAWRFVVITDEKFRKKLTTLALPRYKNWMTNASQSLKEMRKVIDDSVEDPVYYSAPVVVFVIGTGMTSDCDCSMVCENIMLSARSFDIGSCWVFFGQLVRDEQEVRKALELKESEKVYGPILLGYPKGDFPDSMPKKKPEIKWI; from the coding sequence ATGAATTCAGTAATTGAAACTATTAAAAAAAGAAGGTCAGTAAGACATTATGACTCTAAGCCAATTCCAAAAGATATATTGGAGATAATAATTGATGCTGGAAATCTAGCTCCAACAGGTGGAAATGCGCAAGCATGGAGATTTGTTGTAATTACTGATGAAAAATTCAGAAAGAAACTAACTACTCTTGCATTGCCCCGTTATAAAAATTGGATGACAAATGCTTCTCAATCATTAAAAGAAATGCGAAAAGTTATTGATGACAGTGTTGAAGATCCCGTATATTATTCTGCTCCCGTTGTTGTATTCGTTATTGGAACAGGGATGACAAGTGATTGTGATTGTTCAATGGTATGCGAAAACATAATGTTGTCCGCTCGTTCATTTGACATAGGCAGTTGCTGGGTATTTTTTGGACAATTAGTACGGGATGAACAAGAGGTGAGAAAAGCACTTGAATTAAAAGAAAGTGAAAAAGTATATGGTCCTATTTTGCTAGGTTATCCTAAAGGGGATTTTCCTGATTCTATGCCAAAGAAAAAACCAGAGATAAAATGGATATAA
- the miaB gene encoding tRNA (N6-isopentenyl adenosine(37)-C2)-methylthiotransferase MiaB has product MKKINKDIPQRLIPPQICVSKSRRGGDIQKFYVKTFGCQMNIADSDSMGKLLLGRGYLPAEKPENADIIIINTCTVRQHAEDRALSYLGETRKLKKKNPKLKIFIAGCVASRLKEDLKKRFSYLDGFIPANDTVKLLQLLETSKSSNTGKCENLSEFVTITLGCSNFCSYCIVPFVRGPEKSRSLDDILSDIKMLTDMGKQEITLLGQNVNSYKFHKMDFADLLLKVEEIPEIKKIKFMTSHPKDMSNKIIDAIDDCGKVVRQIHLPVQSGSDRILKLMNRKYTVKKYMSIIEKMQKKIKDVSFTTDIIVGFPTETEKDFNDTLKLVKKVKFASAFTFKYSPRENTKAYAMEDDVPLEVKKKRLAKLNSIFYDR; this is encoded by the coding sequence ATGAAAAAGATAAATAAAGATATACCGCAAAGACTTATACCCCCCCAGATTTGCGTTAGCAAATCTAGGCGGGGGGGTGACATCCAAAAGTTTTATGTTAAAACTTTTGGATGTCAAATGAATATAGCGGATTCGGATTCTATGGGAAAGTTGCTTTTGGGAAGGGGCTATTTGCCAGCTGAAAAACCGGAAAATGCGGATATTATAATTATAAATACGTGTACGGTAAGACAACATGCTGAAGACAGGGCTTTGAGTTACTTGGGAGAGACAAGAAAATTAAAAAAAAAGAATCCAAAATTGAAGATTTTTATTGCAGGATGTGTTGCTTCTCGTTTAAAAGAAGACCTTAAAAAAAGATTTTCATATCTTGATGGATTTATTCCTGCAAATGATACGGTGAAATTATTGCAATTATTGGAAACTTCTAAATCTTCAAATACAGGAAAATGTGAGAATCTTTCAGAATTTGTAACAATTACATTAGGTTGTTCTAATTTCTGTTCATATTGTATAGTTCCGTTTGTGCGTGGTCCTGAAAAATCAAGGTCTCTTGATGACATACTATCAGACATTAAAATGCTTACTGATATGGGCAAACAAGAAATAACACTATTGGGACAAAATGTAAATAGTTATAAATTCCATAAAATGGATTTTGCTGATTTGCTTTTAAAAGTGGAAGAAATTCCGGAAATAAAAAAAATAAAATTTATGACCAGTCATCCTAAAGATATGTCTAACAAAATCATTGATGCAATTGATGATTGCGGGAAAGTAGTCCGCCAGATACACCTGCCCGTACAGTCGGGTTCCGACAGGATACTGAAGCTGATGAATAGAAAATACACAGTTAAGAAATATATGTCAATTATAGAAAAAATGCAGAAAAAAATTAAAGATGTATCTTTTACAACCGACATAATTGTCGGTTTCCCGACAGAAACCGAAAAAGATTTCAATGATACGCTTAAACTTGTTAAAAAAGTGAAGTTTGCTTCGGCATTCACGTTTAAATATTCACCGAGAGAAAACACCAAAGCATATGCTATGGAAGACGATGTGCCTCTTGAAGTAAAAAAGAAACGACTTGCAAAATTGAACAGTATATTCTATGATAGATAA
- a CDS encoding PilZ domain-containing protein encodes MTTINEKRRFKRFPVLYHLVKPVLIKTGNMSNETALPAIMANLSAGGMALFTFAPLAIGQKLLISFVLRDLKIENIEAKIVRCENKEGSYVIGFQFLNITKEIDNKLRRMADDFDACQMRIVLGDKSACKKDCGYFDHCQKPIKKTF; translated from the coding sequence GTGACTACAATAAATGAAAAAAGAAGATTTAAAAGATTCCCTGTGTTGTATCATCTTGTAAAACCAGTGCTTATTAAAACAGGGAATATGTCTAATGAGACAGCACTCCCTGCAATTATGGCTAATCTTTCAGCAGGCGGTATGGCTCTTTTTACATTCGCTCCTTTAGCTATCGGGCAAAAACTTCTTATTTCATTTGTATTGAGGGATTTAAAAATTGAAAATATTGAAGCAAAAATCGTCAGATGTGAAAATAAGGAAGGTTCATATGTAATCGGGTTTCAATTTCTAAATATTACTAAAGAGATAGATAACAAATTAAGAAGAATGGCTGATGATTTCGATGCTTGTCAAATGAGAATTGTTTTAGGCGATAAATCAGCATGTAAAAAAGATTGCGGATATTTTGATCATTGTCAAAAACCAATAAAAAAGACATTTTAA
- a CDS encoding GSU2403 family nucleotidyltransferase fold protein produces the protein MEKKQYDLCVEILRRLHNNGLLENIIIVGSWCIPFYKEYFSNVDYNISLKTRDIDFLIPSPSKIKGKTDIPKLMEDLGFVVTFSATKGYIKLQHPDLIIELLVPEKGKGINKPFPLPQLGMNAQTLRFLDLLTDNTIRVKLEEFHLTLPHPINFALHKLIIAKRRQLKEKSEKDKTAAFEILKSLIKDGKSSEVTKIFISLPVKWQKRILNVLEEEKEFDILDILSK, from the coding sequence GTGGAAAAGAAGCAATATGATTTATGTGTTGAAATTTTAAGACGTTTACACAATAACGGATTGTTGGAAAATATTATAATTGTTGGTAGCTGGTGCATTCCATTTTATAAAGAATATTTTAGCAACGTTGATTATAACATATCTCTTAAAACCAGAGATATTGATTTCTTAATTCCCAGCCCTTCAAAAATAAAGGGAAAAACTGATATACCAAAACTCATGGAGGATTTAGGATTTGTTGTAACCTTTAGTGCAACTAAAGGTTACATAAAACTACAGCATCCGGATTTAATAATTGAACTTCTGGTTCCGGAAAAAGGGAAGGGAATTAATAAACCTTTCCCATTACCGCAATTAGGAATGAACGCACAAACTCTAAGGTTTTTAGATTTATTAACAGATAACACCATTCGTGTAAAACTTGAAGAATTTCATCTCACCCTGCCGCATCCTATAAACTTTGCTTTGCATAAATTGATAATAGCTAAAAGAAGACAGTTAAAAGAAAAATCTGAAAAAGATAAAACCGCTGCTTTCGAAATATTGAAGTCCCTAATAAAAGACGGCAAATCCAGCGAAGTAACAAAAATATTTATATCTCTTCCTGTCAAATGGCAAAAAAGAATATTAAATGTATTAGAAGAAGAAAAAGAATTTGATATTTTAGATATATTATCAAAATAA